The Neomonachus schauinslandi chromosome 4, ASM220157v2, whole genome shotgun sequence genome includes a region encoding these proteins:
- the TNFRSF4 gene encoding tumor necrosis factor receptor superfamily member 4 yields MRMFVEAQRPSGPRSALLLLGLVLGTAAQLTCVGDAYPKDGRCCRDCPPGYGMESRCSRGQDTKCHPCLSGFYNEATNYEPCKPCTQCNQRSGSEPKRRCTPTQDTVCSCKPGTEPQDGFKRGVDCAPCPLGHFSPGDNQACKPWTNCTLMGKRTVRPASASSDAVCEDRSPPATLPRETQRPPAWPPTTQPTTAWARVPQEPFTPPTEPPRGPQLAVVLGLGLLAPMAAALALLLHHRAWRLPPTGNSFRTPIQEEHADANSTLAKI; encoded by the exons ATGAGGATGTTTGTGGAGGCTCAGCGGCCCAGTGGGCCTCGCTCAGCCCTCCTGCTCCTGGGACTAGTGCTGGGCACTGCAGCCCAGCTCACCTGTGTGGGGGATGCCTACCCCAAAGACGGCAGGTGCTGTCGTGACTGCCCGCCAG GTTATGGGATGGAGAGCCGCTGCAGCAGAGGCCAGGACACCAAGTGCCACCCGTGTCTGTCTGGCTTCTACAACGAGGCTACGAACTACGAACCCTGCAAACCCTGCACACAGTGCAATCAGA GAAGTGGGAGCGAACCCAAGCGGAGGTGCACACCCACGCAGGACACTGTCTGCAGCTGTAAGCCAGGCACCGAGCCCCAGGACGGCTTCAAGCGTGGAGTCG ACTGTGCCCCGTGCCCACTGGGACACTTCTCCCCAGGTGACAACCAGGCCTGCAAGCCCTGGACCAA CTGCACCTTGATGGGAAAGCGCACGGTGCGGCCAGCCAGCGCAAGCTCGGATGCTGTCTGTGAGGACAGGAGCCCCCCAGCCACACTGCCGCGGGAGACCCAGcgccccccagcctggccccccaCCACCCAGCCCACCACGGCCTGGGCCAGGGTCCCACAGGAGCCCTTCACACCCCCTACAGAGCCCCCCAGGG GCCCCCAGCTGGCTGTtgtcctgggcctgggcctgcttGCCCCCATGGCGGCCGCGCTGGCCCTGCTCCTGCACCACCGAGCCTGGCGGCTGCCCCCCA CTGGAAATAGCTTCCGGACCCCTATCCAAGAGGAGCACGCCGACGCCAACTCCACCCTGGCCAAGATCTGA
- the TNFRSF18 gene encoding tumor necrosis factor receptor superfamily member 18 isoform X1: MEARGARVALCGVTLLCAVGLGQRPAGGVSCGPGRLLRGTGTDARCCRMCAPGKARAGNLSPGACPEEDCTCVEPGYHCGDPQCKTCKHHICPPGQEVRPHGNFNFGFECVDCATGTFSGGQEGRCKPWSDCSQFGYPTMFPGNKTHNAVCSLGLPPAEPHGPLTIVLLTVAACILVLSAAQLGLHIWQLRRQPVWPPETQLPLEARPPAEDACSCQFPEEERGEQLSEDKGQLRGLWV, from the exons ATGGAGGCGAGGGGCGCGCGCGTGGCCCTGTGCGGCGTCACGCTGCTCTGCGCCGTGGGCCTGGGCCAGCGCCCCGCCGGGGGTGTGAGCTGCGGCCCCGGCCGCCTTCTGCGTGGAACCGGGACGGACGCGCGCTGCTGTCGCATGTGCGCCCCGGGTAAGGCGCGCGCGGGGAACCTGTCTC CTGGGGCTTGTCCTGAGGAGGACTGCACGTGTGTTGAGCCAGGGTACCACTGTGGAGACCCCCAGTGCAAGACCTGCAAGCACCACATTTGCCCGCCGGGCCAGGAGGTGCGGCCTCATG gGAATTTCAATTTCGGCTTTGAGTGTGTCGACTGTGCCACAGGGACCTtctctggaggccaggagggccGCTGCAAACCCTGGTCAGA ctgctcccagtttggGTATCCCACCATGTTCCCTGGGAACAAGACACACAATGCCGTATGTAGCCTGGGGCTGCCGCCCGCCGAGCCGCACGGCCCGCTGACCATCGTCCTCCTCACTGTGGCCGCCTGCATCCTGGTCCTGAGCGCAGCCCAGCTTGGCCTGCACATCTGGCAGCTGAGGAGGCAACCCGTGTGGCCCCCAG AgacccagctgcccctggaggCGCGGCCACCAGCCGAGGATGCCTGCAGCTGCCAGTTCCCCGAGGAGGAGCGGGGCGAGCAGCTTTCGGAGGACAAGGGCCAGCTGAGGGGCCTGTGGGTGTGA
- the TNFRSF18 gene encoding tumor necrosis factor receptor superfamily member 18 isoform X2, whose translation MEARGARVALCGVTLLCAVGLGQRPAGGVSCGPGRLLRGTGTDARCCRMCAPAGACPEEDCTCVEPGYHCGDPQCKTCKHHICPPGQEVRPHGNFNFGFECVDCATGTFSGGQEGRCKPWSDCSQFGYPTMFPGNKTHNAVCSLGLPPAEPHGPLTIVLLTVAACILVLSAAQLGLHIWQLRRQPVWPPETQLPLEARPPAEDACSCQFPEEERGEQLSEDKGQLRGLWV comes from the exons ATGGAGGCGAGGGGCGCGCGCGTGGCCCTGTGCGGCGTCACGCTGCTCTGCGCCGTGGGCCTGGGCCAGCGCCCCGCCGGGGGTGTGAGCTGCGGCCCCGGCCGCCTTCTGCGTGGAACCGGGACGGACGCGCGCTGCTGTCGCATGTGCGCCCCGG CTGGGGCTTGTCCTGAGGAGGACTGCACGTGTGTTGAGCCAGGGTACCACTGTGGAGACCCCCAGTGCAAGACCTGCAAGCACCACATTTGCCCGCCGGGCCAGGAGGTGCGGCCTCATG gGAATTTCAATTTCGGCTTTGAGTGTGTCGACTGTGCCACAGGGACCTtctctggaggccaggagggccGCTGCAAACCCTGGTCAGA ctgctcccagtttggGTATCCCACCATGTTCCCTGGGAACAAGACACACAATGCCGTATGTAGCCTGGGGCTGCCGCCCGCCGAGCCGCACGGCCCGCTGACCATCGTCCTCCTCACTGTGGCCGCCTGCATCCTGGTCCTGAGCGCAGCCCAGCTTGGCCTGCACATCTGGCAGCTGAGGAGGCAACCCGTGTGGCCCCCAG AgacccagctgcccctggaggCGCGGCCACCAGCCGAGGATGCCTGCAGCTGCCAGTTCCCCGAGGAGGAGCGGGGCGAGCAGCTTTCGGAGGACAAGGGCCAGCTGAGGGGCCTGTGGGTGTGA